CCACCTCGCCCTTCGTCCCCCACGTGCATCCGGCCTGCCGCCGAAAATCGTCCGCCGTCCGGAAAAGAATCACGTTCAGGGCGTAACTTTCCGGCGGCGCGTCCAGAAGCGCCACCGTATGCTCGCGCCCCGCCGGAACGACCTCGCTGCCGCGCTGACCCGCCTTCGGGTCCGACGGGCACGTGTACAACTCGAGCGAATCCACATATGGCCACAGGACGATGCTCCAGTGCGGTCCCGGCTGGCCCCAGTTCGCCGCCGGACGCGCCGGCGCCATCACCAGGCCCGTCTCCGCCTCGATCGCTTTGAAGAGGTCCGCCGGCGGCGGGTCGAGTGAGAAGATCGGCGGCCACAAACCGCCCGAACTCTGCAGGTACTCGCGGTATGCCAGGCCGATCTGGCGGAGACGATTCTGGCACCGGACATTGTTGGCCGCCTCGATCGCCGTCCACAGAGCGGGGTAAAGGAGCGCGGCCAGCACTGCCAGAATCCCGAGCGCCACGAGCATCTCGACCAGCGTCATGCCGGGTACGCTTCGGGCTACTTTGTCAACCCCGCTCCTCGGTGGCATGTGG
This DNA window, taken from Planctomycetota bacterium, encodes the following:
- a CDS encoding type II secretion system protein, with product MTLVEMLVALGILAVLAALLYPALWTAIEAANNVRCQNRLRQIGLAYREYLQSSGGLWPPIFSLDPPPADLFKAIEAETGLVMAPARPAANWGQPGPHWSIVLWPYVDSLELYTCPSDPKAGQRGSEVVPAGREHTVALLDAPPESYALNVILFRTADDFRRQAGCTWGTKGEVDLSGLASYTTESEQRRLFGGLANRILFFCGASGQTVGSQFNVPFRSRPGLSGAERWEWHYGRASAAFADEPGCGANYLYWGGHVEYHDELPDLWAWGYELTRPPSQP